A window from Cryptomeria japonica chromosome 1, Sugi_1.0, whole genome shotgun sequence encodes these proteins:
- the LOC131049450 gene encoding ankyrin repeat-containing protein ITN1-like yields the protein MANITNETETDFIESCETGDITKAEGLLRQVNPSCLKERRTSEGRTCLHVAVLTGDPDLLGELAAKLDLKELIKITDNQGDTALHVAVRIYSVDMVKQMLKLAAKVQLEAGLCGCKNNKQETPLNMAIRLQFLEAVELLITRTKNALEDENKFLLHRVVSLNQVKLLKILIKFSEGKKLLSKVINLPYRPPVDNDGSRAVNPQHIQPVHTAVRNIYEHENRPTQPIVRGDMPLHIAARNKYERMVDLLLTVPDRKKHALNDEGKTPVEIAREVMEYYECFRIIRKLGDFKGKVKPFMYCAPQVSYEKHKRAADMIDQAYKERRNAELVVAALLATMTFTAAFSAPGGFQTDPKLMDEQGIPVLISFTSFRVFLLFNCIAFFLSLFTCIMWEMTSELTVGDKLFFMTINGVAVCLSFGFTAYGFMAAVFTVLDNNMNTFSWVVLGGLILMSLCGVLAVLYLAVRFAVSRARFQRLCGTHRRIDDFVVWVWKIFERCGFLDLTRFIGDKIRASINGDYNPFWKWTIS from the exons ATGGCCAACATAACTAACGAAACGGAAACTGATTTCATTGAATCTTGTGAAACAGGTGATATAACAAAGGCCGAAGGCCTGCTCAGACAGGTTAATCCATCATGTTTAAAGGAACGGAGGACATCGGAGGGGCGAACATGTTTACATGTGGCAGTACTTACAGGAGACCCAG ATTTGTTAGGAGAGTTAGCAGCAAAGTTAGACTTGAAAGAATTGATCAAAATAACGGACAACCAAGGCGACACAGCTTTGCATGTAGCTGTAAGGATATATAGCGTGGATATGGTGAAGCAGATGTTAAAGTTAGCTGCAAAAGTACAGTTAGAGGCCGGTTTGTGTGGATGTAAAAACAATAAGCAAGAAACTCCACTAAATATGGCTATAAGGTTGCAATTCCTAGAAGCTGTAGAGTTGTTAATAACTCGCACTAAAAATGCACTGGAAGACGAAAACAAATTTCTTTTGCATAGGGTTGTGTCGCTTAACCAAGTCAAActtcttaaaattttaattaaattttcagaaGGCAAAAAGTTATTGTCGAAAGTTATCAATCTGCCTTACCGGCCTCCTGTAGATAATGACGGTAGTCGTGCTGTTAATCCCCAGCATATCCAGCCCGTGCATACTGCAGTGAGGAACATCTATGAGCAC GAAAACCGTCCCACCCAGCCAATTGTTCGAGGAGATATGCCCCTGCACATTGCAGCAAGGAATAAATATGAGCGC ATGGTGGATTTGTTGCTAACAGTGCCTGACCGGAAGAAGCATGCCCTTAACGATGAGGGCAAAACACCAGTGGAGATAGCGAGAGAAGTCATGGAGTACTACGAATGTTTCAGGATTATAAGAAAGCTGGGAGATTTTAAGGGAAAGGTCAAACCATTCATGTACTGTGCTCCACAAGTAAGCTATGAAAAGCACAAGAGAGCGGCGGATATGATTGACCAAGCCTACAAAGAGAGACGCAATGCAGAACTAGTGGTGGCAGCGTTGTTGGCTACCATGACATTTACCGCTGCCTTCAGTGCCCCAGGTGGTTTCCAAACAGACCCAAAGCTGATGGATGAGCAAGGGATCCCTGTTCTCATATCCTTCACGTCATTTAGggtcttccttcttttcaactgcATAGCCTTCTTCCTATCTCTATTCACTTGTATCATGTGGGAAATGACTTCAGAGCTTACCGTAGGGGACAAGTTGTTCTTCATGACCATCAATGGTGTAGCGGTTTGTTTGAGCTTTGGGTTCACTGCTTATGGGTTTATGGCTGCAGTATTCACGGTGTTGGACAATAACATGAACACTTTCTCTTGGGTGGTTTTGGGAGGTCTAATTTTGATGTCTTTGTGTGGCGTCTTGGCAGTTCTCTATCTAGCGGTAAGATTTGCAGTCTCGCGAGCCAGATTCCAACGCCTGTGTGGTACACATCGTCGAATAGATGATTTTGTAGTATGGGTATGGAAAATATTTGAACGCTGTGGGTTTCTAGACTTAACACGTTTTATTGGTGATAAGATCCGTGCCAGTATTAATGGTGATTACAACCCTTTCTGGAAATGGACCATATCGTAG